A genome region from Phocoena sinus isolate mPhoSin1 chromosome 16, mPhoSin1.pri, whole genome shotgun sequence includes the following:
- the NT5C2 gene encoding cytosolic purine 5'-nucleotidase, with product MSYRSMFQDVRDAVDWVHYKGSLKEKTVENLEKYVVKDGKLPLLLSRMKEVGKVFLATNSDYKYTDKIMTYLFDFPHGPKPGSSHRPWQSYFDLILVDARKPLFFGEGTVLRQVDTKTGKLKIGTYTGPLQHGIVYSGGSSDTICDLLGAKGKDILYIGDHIFGDILKSKKRQGWRTFLVIPELAQELHVWTDKSSLFEELQSLDIFLAELYKHLDSSSNERPDISSIQRRIKKVTHDMDMCYGMMGSLFRSGSRQTLFASQVMRYADLYAASFINLLYYPFSYLFRAAHVLMPHESTVEHTHVDINEMESPLATRNRTSVDFKDTDYKRHQLTRSISEIKPPNLFPLAPQEITHCHDEDDDEEEEEEEEE from the exons ATGTCTTACCGGAGTATGTTCCAGGATGTAAGAGATGCGGTTGACTGGGTTCATTACAAG ggtTCCCTTAAGGAAAAGACAGTTGAAAATCTTGAGAAGTATGTAGTCAAAGAT GGAAAACTGCCTTTGCTTCTAAGCCGGATGAAGGAAGTAGGGAAAGTATTTCTTGCCACCAACAGTGACTATAAATACACAGAT aaaatcatGACTTACCTGTTTGATTTCCCACATGGCCCCAAG CCTGGGAGCTCCCACCGACCATGGCAGTCCTACTTTGACCTCATCTTGGTGGACGCACGGAAACCACTCTTTTTTGGAGAAGGCACAGTACTGCGTCAGGTGGATACT AAAACTGGCAAGCTGAAGATTGGTACCTACACGGGCCCCTTGCAGCATGGCATTGTCTACTCTGGGG GTTCATCTGATACAATCTGTGATCTGTTGGGAGCCAAGGGCaaagacattttatatattgGAGATCACATTTTTGgggacattttaaaatcaaagaaacGGCAAGGGTGGCGAACTTTTTTGGTGATTCCTGAACTTGCACAGGAGCTGCATGTCTGGACTGATAAGAGTT CACTTTTCGAAGAGCTTCAGAGCCTGGATATTTTCTTGGCTGAACTCTACAA GCACCTTGACAGCAGCAGCAATGAGCGCCCCGACATTAGCTCCATCCAGAGACGTATTAAG AAAGTAACTCATGACATGGACATGTGCTACGGGATGATGGGAAGCCTGTTTCGCAGTGGCTCCCGGCAGACCCTCTTTGCCAGTCAGGTGATGCGCTATGCTGATCTCTATGCAGCATCTTTCATTAATCTGCTGTATTACCCGTTCAGCTACCTCTTCAGAGCTGCCCACGTCTTG ATGCCTCATGAGTCAACAGTGGAACACACACATGTAGATATCAATGAGATGGAGTCCCCTCTTGCAACCCGGAACCGTACATCAGTGGATTTCAAAGATACCGACTACAAACGTCACCAGTTGACACGGTCGATTAGTGAGATTAAGCCCCCCAACCTCTTCCCACTGGCCCCCCAGGAAATTACACACTGccatgatgaagatgatgatgaagaggaagaggaggaagaggaagaatga